A window of Cryptomeria japonica chromosome 3, Sugi_1.0, whole genome shotgun sequence contains these coding sequences:
- the LOC131061762 gene encoding G-type lectin S-receptor-like serine/threonine-protein kinase At2g19130, with product MRNSPPSKSSSNVSIRVGASELPTKRKSTTIVGTVLGIVSALAVALGIFSVFIWRRRQTDRYADSSDSFLRMFSYKELKIATRNFKSQLGRGGFGSVFKGSLPDGTIVAVKRMECSRQDEKQFRAEISSLGNIHYMNLVRLRGFCAQGSRRLLVHDYMPNWKTRLEIALGTARGLHYLHEECRDCIIHGDVKPENILLDSNLSPKLADFGLARLVGRDFSRVLTTTRGTRGYLAPEWIFGLPISTKVDVYSFGMTFLEIISGGRNIDLNMQDSSLIYFPAWAVTQIQQGKTINVVEKDVVEAADMEEVRRACVIVLLCIQEDDEVRPSMRQVVQMLEGKMEPQPPQIPSYSGLLV from the coding sequence ATGCGCAACTCTCCTCCGTCGAAAAGCAGTTCAAATGTTTCCATCCGAGTAGGTGCTTCTGAACTTCCAACGAAACGCAAAAGCACAACTATTGTCGGCACAGTGCTTGGTATTGTTAGTGCTCTCGCCGTTGCTTTGGGTATCTTTTCAGTTTTCATCTGGCGAAGGCGTCAGACGGATAGGTACGCAGATTCCTCGGACTCTTTCCTCAGAATGTTTAGTTACAAGGAATTGAAGATTGCAACCAGGAATTTCAAGTCTCAGTTGGGGAGAGGAGGATTCGGTTCAGTGTTCAAAGGATCTCTACCAGACGGTACAATTGTGGCCGTAAAAAGAATGGAGTGTTCACGACAAGATGAGAAGCAATTCCGAGCGGAAATTAGTTCTCTTGGGAACATACATTATATGAATTTGGTAAGGCTTCGGGGATTTTGTGCACAAGGATCGAGACGGCTGTTGGTTCATGATTACATGCCCAACTGGAAGACTCGATTGGAGATCGCGTTAGGCACTGCAAGAGGGTTACATTATCTCCACGAAGAATGCAGAGATTGCATCATTCACGGCGATGTCAAGCCCGAAAACATTCTGCTGGACAGTAATTTGTCACCCAAGTTAGCGGATTTCGGGCTGGCAAGGCTTGTGGGTAGAGATTTTAGCCGTGTGCTGACCACCACAAGAGGAACGAGAGGGTATTTGGCTCCAGAGTGGATCTTTGGTCTTCCCATCTCTACCAAGGTTGATGTCTACAGTTTTGGTATGACGTTTTTGGAAATTATTTCGGGGGGAAGAAATATAGACTTAAACATGCAAGATTCAAGTTTGATTTACTTTCCCGCATGGGCTGTAACTCAAATTCAGCAGGGGAAGACAATTAATGTTGTGGAGAAGGATGTTGTAGAGGCGGCAGACATGGAAGAGGTGAGAAGAGCATGTGTTATAGTGTTGTTATGCATTCAAGAGGACGACGAAGTAAGGCCAAGCATGAGGCAAGTGGTGCAGATGCTAGAAGGAAAGATGGAGCCTCAACCTCCGCAGATTCCAAGCTATAGTGGTTTGCTAGTGTAG
- the LOC131061761 gene encoding G-type lectin S-receptor-like serine/threonine-protein kinase At2g19130, producing the protein MEKREKSWKTLFFALTVFSQLKSYGAAIDAGDTLSLGASLTGTQTIISQNGTFELGFFSPNGSNWYIGIWETPARNRSGVLKLSREGNLVLFDAEGASIRSVNTTKKASRAVIIDSGNFLMLKDDNKYETVWQSFDNPVNTWLPGMRFGGQQKLVSWKNPMDPTPGLFSFRTDPSGAKQFVLTWNKSIQYWETGTWDGKIFSKLLEMANLDKGVHVRAESRNSGFYTSITLLPEINVLPRFVLTNLGGLQINAIIRGSKWNTFWSQPADACAVYGLCGAYGTCNSNNLHFCSCVEGFAPTDNGAWDSQDWGSSGCVRQSPLNCDAKNGSTDRFVDLNVTLPNDYTSS; encoded by the exons ATGGAAAAGAGGGAAAAATCATGGAAAACTCTTTTCTTTGCACTTACAGTGTTTTCTCAACTGAAGAGCTATGGTGCTGCAATCGACGCTGGAGATACTCTTTCGTTGGGTGCCTCGCTTACTGGAACTCAGACAATAATTTCACAGAATGGCACATTTGAGTTGGGATTCTTCAGCCCAAATGGAAGCAACTGGTATATCGGAATCTG GGAGACTCCCGCCAGAAACAGGTCTGGCGTTTTGAAGCTGTCACGAGAAGGTAATCTGGTATTGTTTGATGCAGAGGGCGCGTCTATCCGGTCAGTCAACACAACAAAAAAGGCCTCCCGGGCTGTGATAATAGATTCTGGTAATTTTTTAATGCTGAAAGATGACAATAAATATGAAACTGTTTGGCAGAGTTTCGACAATCCTGTAAATACATGGTTGCCAGGGATGAGGTTTGGTGGACAGCAAAAGCTAGTCTCTTGGAAAAACCCAatggatcccactcctggccttttcTCCTTCCGCACGGATCCGTCTGGGGCCAAGCAATTCGTGTTGACATGGAACAAATCTATACAGTACTGGGAAACCGGAACTTGGGACGGCAAAATTTTCAGTAAACTTCTAGAAATGGCAAACTTGGACAAGGGCGTCCATGTAAGGGCTGAAAGTAGAAACTCTGGTTTTTATACCAGTATTACATTGTTGCCTGAAATCAATGTTCTCCCACGTTTCGTCCTAACCAATTTAGGAGGACTGCAAATAAATGCTATTATTAGGGGCAGTAAATGGAACACATTCTGGTCTCAGCCCGCAGATGCATGCGCCGTATATGGTCTCTGTGGTGCTTATGGAACCTGCAACTCCAACAATCTTCACTTTTGCAGCTGCGTGGAAGGCTTCGCGCCCACAGACAATGGTGCCTGGGATTCCCAAGACTGGGGATCCAGTGGCTGTGTTCGACAGAGCCCATTAAACTGCGATGCCAAAAATGGCAGCACTGACAGATTCGTCGACCTTAATGTGACGTTGCCTAATGATTACACTTCCTCATAG
- the LOC131061760 gene encoding G-type lectin S-receptor-like serine/threonine-protein kinase At2g19130 produces MGNRAKLCFTLFLVVTVFSHLKSYGAAVEAGDTLSLGASLAGNQTIFSKNGTFELGFFSPNGSNWYIGIWYAKIPEKTIVWVANRETPARNRSGVLKLSREGNLVLFDTEGASIWSVNMSKKASRAVILDSGNFLMLSGNNKSETVWQCFDNPLNAVLPGMRFGGQQKLVSWKNSLDPAPGLFSLHVDPSGAKQFVVTWNNSVQYWETGTWEDKIFSGLPGLNKSFHMIVESSSSGLYFSYTLKPEYTVLSRYVLTKFGGMQVNAFVDGSKWNTYWSQPGDACASPFNCDAQNSSTERFVDLSVTLANDYASSCTAFSFSQPSGPCQIWSGDSLNMRNSPPSESSSNVSIRVGASEPPTKRKTFSIVGTVLRIVGALTVVLGIFSVFIWRRNQLLPKDRYADSSNSFLRMFSYEELKIATRNFKFELALVHFALISDGRLSDFR; encoded by the exons ATGGGAAACAGGGCAAAATTATGCTTTACTCTTTTCTTGGTAGTTACAGTGTTTTCTCATTTGAAGAGTTATGGTGCTGCAGTCGAGGCTGGAGATACTCTTTCGTTGGGTGCCTCGCTTGCTGGAAACCAGACAATATTTTCCAAGAACGGCACATTTGAGTTGGGATTCTTCAGCCCAAATGGAAGCAACTGGTATATTGGCATCTGGTATGCCAAAATACCAGAGAAGACGATTGTTTGGGTGGCAAACAGGGAGACTCCAGCCAGAAACAGGTCTGGTGTTTTGAAGCTGTCAAGAGAAGGTAATCTGGTACTGTTCGATACAGAGGGCGCTTCTATTTGGTCTGTCAACATGTCGAAGAAGGCCTCCCGGGCTGTGATATTGGATTCTGGTAATTTTTTAATGCTGAGCGGTAACAATAAATCTGAAACTGTTTGGCAGTGTTTCGACAATCCTTTAAATGCAGTATTGCCAGGAATGAGGTTTGGTGGACAGCAAAAGCTAGTTTCTTGGAAAAACTCACTGGATCCCGCTCCTGGGCTTTTCTCCTTGCATGTGGATCCATCTGGGGCCAAACAATTCGTGGTTACATGGAACAATTCTGTACAGTATTGGGAGACTGGAACTTGGGAAGACAAAATTTTCAGTGGACTTCCAGGCCTGAACAAGAGCTTTCATATGATTGTTGAAAGTAGTAGCTCTGGTTTGTATTTCAGTTATACATTGAAGCCTGAATACACTGTGCTCTCACGTTACGTCCTAACAAAGTTCGGAGGAATGCAAGTCAATGCTTTTGTTGATGGCAGTAAATGGAACACGTACTGGTCTCAGCCCGGAGACGCATGCGCC AGCCCGTTTAACTGCGATGCCCAAAATAGCAGCACTGAGAGATTCGTCGACCTTAGTGTGACGTTAGCTAATGATTACGCATCCTCGTGCACTGCGTTTTCTTTCAGTCAGCCGTCAGGGCCTTGCCAAATCTGGTCCGGAGATTCGCTGAACATGCGCAACTCTCCTCCGTCGGAAAGCAGTTCAAATGTCTCCATCCGAGTAGGAGCCTCCGAACCTCCAACGAAACGCAAAACCTTTAGTATTGTGGGCACAGTGCTTCGTATTGTTGGTGCTCTCACTGTTGTGTTGGGTATCTTTTCAGTTTTCATCTGGCGAAGGAATCAGCTACTACCGAAGGACAGGTATGCAGATTCCTCGAACTCCTTTCTTAGAATGTTTAGTTACGAGGAATTGAAGATTGCAACTAGGAATTTCAAGTTTGAGTTGGCACTAGTACATTTTGCGCTGATTTCTGAtggccgtttgtcggattttcgatga